A stretch of the Takifugu flavidus isolate HTHZ2018 chromosome 1, ASM371156v2, whole genome shotgun sequence genome encodes the following:
- the msl1b gene encoding male-specific lethal 1 homolog isoform X1, producing MTSKVSLSNAVARLVQGDKINVGVLSPVRQMGGEGTPVKGKPLSADTMDNPQMAMNNNPKDAGADDTVKGVVPGVLGSASIELSSEGKWRNLRKNPANPHAQANCLRQILLLQLDLIEQQQQQLQSKDKEIDELKADKETLLARIERMERRLQLTRKDPPRDKRLFQPLESWTPDKDDMWDLDIEESPQSNAATQLPFSRDGKGQKRKSCFGDSKVQKSRGKSSKLSPQKAELQPGSPNQRELRSKETPEKVVPARPVAERDMMLTCKEEPEASCHIEDLPFMSTTEMYLCCWNQPPLSPLRETSPKKEEEVASEWTPHVVHDMLIVFPSWRENHIEPLDEEPSFVPPELLEDNVYLKRHMKLELDEKRRKRWDIQRIREQRMFQRLQQRMNRKKVITEAEPELSSFYPDTEDVETIVITPFLPVVAFGRPLPKLSQENFELPWLDDRSRCRIEVPKKHTPHRTCRK from the exons ATGACAAGTAAAGTTTCCCTCTCTAACGCGGTTGCAAGATTAGTTCAAGGAGACAAAATTAACGTGGGGGTATTGTCCCCTGTCAGACAAATGGGGGGTGAGGGAACCCCAGTGAAAGGTAAACCCCTCTCTGCTGATACTATGGATAACCCTCAGATGGCTATGAACAATAACCCCAAGGATGCCGGTGCTGATGACACTGTGAAGGGGGTCGTCCCCGGAGTCCTTGGCTCTGCGTCCATCGAACTCTCCTCTGAGGGCAAGTGGAGGAACCTCAGGAAGAACCCTGCCAACCCTCACGCACAGGCCAACTGCCTCCGGCAGATTCTCCTCCTGCAACTGGACCTCATcgaacaacagcaacaacagctgcagtCCAAGGACAAAGAGATAGATGAACTTAAAGCAGACAAGGAGACG CTGCTGGCACGCATTGAGCGTATGGAGCGTCGCCTGCAGCTCACGAGGAAAGACCCGCCCCGTGACAAGCGGCTCTTCCAGCCCCTGGAATCATGGACGCCTGACAAAGACGACATGTGGGATTTGGACATCGAGGAGAGTCCACAATCCAATGCAGCCACCCAGCTCCCCTTCAGCCGTGATGGCAAAGGTCAAAAGAG GAAATCGTGCTTTGGAGATTCCAAAGTTCAAAAATCGCGCGGCAAAAGTTCCAAACTGAGCCCCCAGAAAGCCGAGCTTCAGCCGGGCTCTCCGAATCAAAGAGAGCTGCGCAGTAAAGAAACCCCAGAGAAGGTGGTGCCCGCGCGGCCGGTGGCAGAAAGGGACATGATGCTCACCTGCAAAGAAGAACCTGAGGCCAGCTGTCACATTGAAGATTTGCCCTTCATGTCGACCACAGAGATGTACCTGTGTTGCTGGAACCAGCCCCCGCTGTCCCCTCTGCGTGAAACTTCCCctaagaaggaggaagaggtggcCAGTGAGTGGACTCCTCATGTAGTACATGATATGCTCATTGTTT TTCCATCATGGAGGGAAAATCACATCGAGCCCTTGGATGAGGAACCTTCCTTTGTCCCCCCCGAG CTGCTGGAAGATAACGTGTATTTGAAACGCCACATGAAGCTGGAGTTGgatgagaaaagaaggaaaag ATGGGACATTCAGCGAATCAGAGAGCAGCGCATGTTCCAGCGATTGCAGCAGCGCATGAACAGGAAGAAGGTCATCACGGAGGCGGAGCCAGAGCTTTCGTCCTTCTACCCCGACACCGAAGACG TTGAAACCATAGTGATAACTCCCTTCCTGCCCGTGGTTGCGTTTGGCCGCCCGCTGCCCAAACTGTCACAAGA AAACTT
- the msl1b gene encoding male-specific lethal 1 homolog isoform X2: MTSKVSLSNAVARLVQGDKINVGVLSPVRQMGGEGTPVKGKPLSADTMDNPQMAMNNNPKDAGADDTVKGVVPGVLGSASIELSSEGKWRNLRKNPANPHAQANCLRQILLLQLDLIEQQQQQLQSKDKEIDELKADKETLLARIERMERRLQLTRKDPPRDKRLFQPLESWTPDKDDMWDLDIEESPQSNAATQLPFSRDGKGQKRKSCFGDSKVQKSRGKSSKLSPQKAELQPGSPNQRELRSKETPEKVVPARPVAERDMMLTCKEEPEASCHIEDLPFMSTTEMYLCCWNQPPLSPLRETSPKKEEEVAIPSWRENHIEPLDEEPSFVPPELLEDNVYLKRHMKLELDEKRRKRWDIQRIREQRMFQRLQQRMNRKKVITEAEPELSSFYPDTEDVETIVITPFLPVVAFGRPLPKLSQENFELPWLDDRSRCRIEVPKKHTPHRTCRK; encoded by the exons ATGACAAGTAAAGTTTCCCTCTCTAACGCGGTTGCAAGATTAGTTCAAGGAGACAAAATTAACGTGGGGGTATTGTCCCCTGTCAGACAAATGGGGGGTGAGGGAACCCCAGTGAAAGGTAAACCCCTCTCTGCTGATACTATGGATAACCCTCAGATGGCTATGAACAATAACCCCAAGGATGCCGGTGCTGATGACACTGTGAAGGGGGTCGTCCCCGGAGTCCTTGGCTCTGCGTCCATCGAACTCTCCTCTGAGGGCAAGTGGAGGAACCTCAGGAAGAACCCTGCCAACCCTCACGCACAGGCCAACTGCCTCCGGCAGATTCTCCTCCTGCAACTGGACCTCATcgaacaacagcaacaacagctgcagtCCAAGGACAAAGAGATAGATGAACTTAAAGCAGACAAGGAGACG CTGCTGGCACGCATTGAGCGTATGGAGCGTCGCCTGCAGCTCACGAGGAAAGACCCGCCCCGTGACAAGCGGCTCTTCCAGCCCCTGGAATCATGGACGCCTGACAAAGACGACATGTGGGATTTGGACATCGAGGAGAGTCCACAATCCAATGCAGCCACCCAGCTCCCCTTCAGCCGTGATGGCAAAGGTCAAAAGAG GAAATCGTGCTTTGGAGATTCCAAAGTTCAAAAATCGCGCGGCAAAAGTTCCAAACTGAGCCCCCAGAAAGCCGAGCTTCAGCCGGGCTCTCCGAATCAAAGAGAGCTGCGCAGTAAAGAAACCCCAGAGAAGGTGGTGCCCGCGCGGCCGGTGGCAGAAAGGGACATGATGCTCACCTGCAAAGAAGAACCTGAGGCCAGCTGTCACATTGAAGATTTGCCCTTCATGTCGACCACAGAGATGTACCTGTGTTGCTGGAACCAGCCCCCGCTGTCCCCTCTGCGTGAAACTTCCCctaagaaggaggaagaggtggcCA TTCCATCATGGAGGGAAAATCACATCGAGCCCTTGGATGAGGAACCTTCCTTTGTCCCCCCCGAG CTGCTGGAAGATAACGTGTATTTGAAACGCCACATGAAGCTGGAGTTGgatgagaaaagaaggaaaag ATGGGACATTCAGCGAATCAGAGAGCAGCGCATGTTCCAGCGATTGCAGCAGCGCATGAACAGGAAGAAGGTCATCACGGAGGCGGAGCCAGAGCTTTCGTCCTTCTACCCCGACACCGAAGACG TTGAAACCATAGTGATAACTCCCTTCCTGCCCGTGGTTGCGTTTGGCCGCCCGCTGCCCAAACTGTCACAAGA AAACTT
- the snf8 gene encoding vacuolar-sorting protein SNF8: MHRRGVGAGAIAKKKLAEAKYKERGTVIAEDQIAQMSKQLETFKSNLEEFASKHKQEIRKNSQFRVQFQEMCATIGVDPLASGKGFWSEMLGVGDFYYELGVQIIEVCLALKHRNGGLITLDELHHRVLKGRGKYAQDVSQDDLMRAIKKLKVMGNGFGMIPVGGSYLVQSVPAELNMDHTVVLQLAEKKGYVTVSEIKDGLKWERERACHVLDHLLKEGLAWLDSQAAGEPQYWLPALFSELTSRDVSPEEANQMTP, encoded by the exons ATGCACAGGAGAGGCGTCGGCGCGGGGGCTATTGCCAAGAAGAAGCTCGCCGAG gcCAAGTACAAAGAAAGAGGAACGGTGATTGCGGAGGATCAGATCGCCCAG ATGTCGAAGCAGCTGGAGACATTCAAGAGCAACCTGGAGGAGTTTGCCAGCAAACACAAGCAAGAAATCCGAAAGAACTCCCAGTTCAGGGTTCAGTTTCAGGAGATGTGCGCCACAATTGGAGTTGACCCACTAGCCT CTGGCAAAGGATTTTGGTCGGAGATGCTTGGCGTGGGGGACTTCTACTATGAACTTGGCGTGCAGATTATTGAGGTGTGCCTGGCCTTAAAGCACAGAAACGGAG GCCTCATTACTTTAGATGAACTCCATCATAGAGTGTTAAAGGGACGAGGTAAATATGCTCAGGATGTAAGCCA AGATGACTTGATGAGAGCTATAAAGAAACTGAAGGTGATGGGCAATGGCTTTGGGATGATCCCTGTTGGTGGCTCCTATTTGGTCCAGTCGGTACCAGCAGAGCTCAACATGGACCACACTGTCGTCCTGCAGCTGGCTGAG AAAAAGGGCTATGTGACAGTGAGCGAGATCAAGGATGGTCTGAAGTGGGAGAGGGAACGGGCCTGTCACGTCCTG GATCATCTGCTGAAGGAAGGCCTGGCTTGGCTGGACTCTCAGGCAGCTGGAGAACCTCAGTACTGGCTGCCTGCACTCTTCTCTGAACTGACCTCCCGAGATGTCAGCCCAGAAGAAGCCAATCAGATGACACCTTAA